A single region of the Yersinia entomophaga genome encodes:
- the ompC gene encoding porin OmpC — translation MKINILAMLIPALLIATTSHAAEVYNKDGNKLDLYGKVKGLHYFSDSKSNDGDKSYVRFGFKGVTQINDKLSGYGQWEYHVAVNHAESEGTADTKTRLGFAGLRYAGLGSFDYGRNYGVLYDIGAWTDMLPEFGGDSYVKTDNFMTGRTNGVATYRNSDFFGLVDGLKFSLQYQGKNDDTSRGTSKQNGDGFGLASSYEIGSGVSIGAAYTSSNRTTAQKAGTFGKGDKAEAFATGLKYDDNGVYLAATYAETRNMTPISGTASINNTPTSVSGFANKAQNFELVAQYQFDFGLKPSLAYVQSKGKDIEGLGDVDLVKYIDVGAYYFFNKNMSTYVDYKINQLSNDNKLKLNNDDIVAVGLVYQF, via the coding sequence ATGAAAATTAATATTCTGGCAATGTTAATACCGGCGCTTTTAATTGCCACTACTTCACACGCTGCGGAAGTTTATAATAAAGACGGCAATAAACTCGACTTATACGGAAAAGTAAAAGGTTTGCATTATTTTTCTGACAGTAAAAGTAATGATGGTGATAAATCTTACGTTCGTTTTGGCTTTAAAGGCGTCACCCAAATTAATGACAAACTTTCCGGCTACGGTCAGTGGGAATATCATGTTGCGGTTAACCACGCGGAAAGCGAAGGCACCGCCGATACCAAAACCCGCTTAGGCTTTGCCGGTTTGCGCTACGCCGGATTGGGTTCTTTCGACTATGGCCGTAACTACGGCGTGTTATACGATATCGGCGCGTGGACCGATATGCTGCCGGAATTCGGTGGCGACAGCTATGTAAAAACCGATAACTTCATGACTGGCCGCACCAATGGCGTTGCCACTTATCGTAACAGCGATTTCTTCGGTCTGGTGGACGGTCTGAAATTTAGCCTGCAATATCAAGGCAAAAACGACGATACTTCCCGCGGGACTTCGAAACAGAACGGCGACGGCTTTGGTCTGGCGTCCAGCTATGAAATTGGATCAGGCGTTAGCATCGGTGCCGCGTATACCTCCTCCAACCGCACAACCGCTCAGAAGGCTGGCACATTCGGTAAAGGCGATAAAGCTGAAGCCTTCGCCACGGGGCTGAAATATGATGATAACGGCGTTTATCTGGCGGCAACCTATGCCGAAACCCGTAATATGACGCCAATTTCCGGTACGGCCAGTATTAATAACACCCCAACATCAGTGAGCGGCTTTGCAAATAAAGCACAAAACTTTGAATTAGTGGCTCAATATCAGTTCGATTTCGGTCTGAAACCTTCTCTGGCCTATGTTCAGTCAAAAGGTAAAGATATTGAAGGTCTAGGCGATGTCGATTTGGTTAAATATATTGATGTAGGCGCTTATTACTTCTTCAATAAAAACATGTCTACTTACGTAGATTATAAAATTAACCAGTTGAGCAACGACAATAAACTGAAACTGAATAATGACGATATCGTTGCCGTCGGTTTGGTTTATCAGTTCTAA
- the dinG gene encoding ATP-dependent DNA helicase DinG produces the protein MALSPAVKDQISQWYKALGQQIPDFVSRAPQRQMIAEVAKTLAGDAGRHLAIEAPTGVGKTLSYLIPGIAIGRAETKPLVVSTANVALQDQIYSKDLPLLKKIIPDLKFTGAFGRGRYVCPRNLAAMCTDVSGQGDLSLFLGDELAPANGEEQATCVGLSKALSSHVWDGLRDHHQQSISDSLWGKLSTDKANCLGRNCHYFRECPFYIARKEIETADVVVANHALVMAALETESVLPNPKELLLVLDEGHHLPDVARDALEIEGEITAVFANMQLDMIARLVDQCMVQYRPKNPPKLANSERLKDHCEQMRELILNVEQQVSQLLPTDSIQATYRFEMGILPESLTESCAKLFKLTDALRGLAEFVLNDLTEQTGKHDIVRLHRAILQMSRTFGYLEAMTKLWRLAAMDKASNAPISKWVTREYRENQTHLSFHCVGIRVSDQLDKMLWRKVPHVIVTSATLRSLNSFARLQELSGLSEKTGDRFVALSSPFNHVEQGKLVIPKMRVEPTMANEAEHLAEMAQYFRAEQASGRHKGMLILFSSHRAMQTFLSHITDLRLMLLVQGDQPRYRLVEEHRKRVTKGTPSVLIGLQSFAEGLDLKGELLTQVHIHKIAFPPIDSPVILTEGEWLKSLKRYPFEVQSLPSASFNLIQQVGRLIRSNECHGEIVIYDRRLLTKGYGSRLLAALPVFPIEQPEMPEAVAVPIAAKKTSVKAATTRKKAPKRRRTDVTLGS, from the coding sequence ATGGCGTTATCCCCCGCAGTAAAAGATCAAATCAGCCAGTGGTATAAGGCCCTTGGGCAACAGATTCCGGACTTTGTTTCTCGCGCTCCGCAGCGTCAAATGATAGCTGAAGTGGCGAAAACGCTGGCCGGCGATGCCGGACGACATTTGGCTATCGAAGCCCCAACCGGCGTGGGGAAGACCTTGTCGTACCTGATTCCCGGTATTGCGATCGGCCGCGCGGAAACCAAGCCGCTGGTGGTGAGCACCGCTAACGTGGCGCTGCAGGATCAGATTTACAGCAAGGATTTGCCGTTACTGAAAAAAATTATTCCCGATTTGAAATTTACCGGCGCATTTGGGCGCGGACGCTATGTTTGCCCGCGAAATCTGGCCGCCATGTGTACCGATGTCTCTGGCCAGGGCGATTTATCGCTGTTTTTGGGCGATGAGCTGGCGCCAGCCAACGGCGAGGAGCAGGCAACCTGCGTGGGCCTGTCTAAAGCGTTGAGCAGCCACGTTTGGGATGGGCTGCGCGATCATCATCAACAATCTATCAGCGATTCTCTGTGGGGCAAGCTCAGCACTGATAAAGCCAACTGCTTAGGGCGCAACTGTCATTATTTTCGTGAATGTCCGTTCTATATTGCGCGTAAAGAGATCGAAACCGCCGATGTGGTGGTAGCCAACCATGCTTTGGTCATGGCGGCGCTGGAAACTGAATCGGTATTACCGAATCCAAAAGAATTATTATTGGTGCTAGATGAGGGGCATCACCTGCCAGATGTGGCGCGGGATGCGTTGGAGATCGAAGGTGAGATCACCGCCGTTTTTGCCAATATGCAGTTGGATATGATTGCCCGCCTGGTGGATCAGTGCATGGTGCAATATCGGCCGAAAAACCCGCCTAAACTGGCTAATTCGGAACGGTTAAAAGATCACTGCGAGCAGATGCGGGAGCTGATTCTGAACGTAGAACAACAGGTTAGCCAATTGCTTCCTACGGATAGTATTCAAGCTACTTATCGTTTTGAAATGGGCATCCTGCCGGAAAGCCTGACAGAAAGCTGCGCCAAATTATTTAAGTTAACCGATGCACTACGCGGTTTAGCCGAGTTTGTTCTTAATGATTTAACCGAACAAACCGGTAAGCACGATATCGTGCGGCTGCATCGGGCGATTTTACAGATGAGCCGTACCTTCGGTTATCTGGAGGCAATGACCAAACTGTGGCGTCTGGCCGCAATGGATAAAGCTTCAAATGCGCCTATTTCTAAATGGGTTACGCGGGAATATCGCGAAAATCAAACTCATCTGTCCTTCCACTGCGTGGGGATTCGCGTGAGTGATCAGTTAGATAAAATGCTGTGGCGCAAAGTCCCCCATGTCATTGTGACGTCGGCTACGCTGCGTTCCCTCAACAGCTTTGCTCGCCTACAGGAACTCTCTGGTTTGAGCGAAAAGACCGGGGATCGTTTTGTGGCGCTTTCCTCCCCGTTTAACCACGTTGAGCAGGGCAAGCTGGTTATTCCCAAAATGCGCGTCGAACCGACGATGGCGAACGAAGCGGAGCATTTGGCCGAAATGGCGCAGTATTTCCGAGCCGAACAGGCCAGCGGTCGCCATAAAGGTATGTTGATTTTGTTTAGCAGCCATCGGGCGATGCAAACCTTTCTGAGCCACATCACCGATCTGCGTTTAATGCTGCTGGTTCAAGGTGATCAGCCGCGCTACCGGTTGGTTGAAGAGCATCGTAAACGGGTGACAAAAGGCACGCCCAGCGTACTCATCGGTTTGCAATCCTTCGCGGAAGGCCTGGATCTGAAAGGGGAGTTACTGACGCAGGTGCATATCCATAAGATTGCATTTCCGCCGATTGATAGCCCGGTGATTTTGACGGAAGGAGAATGGCTGAAATCATTAAAACGCTATCCGTTTGAAGTGCAAAGTTTACCTAGCGCTTCATTTAACCTGATTCAGCAGGTGGGGCGCTTGATCCGCAGTAATGAGTGCCACGGCGAAATTGTCATTTATGATCGCCGTTTACTGACCAAAGGCTACGGCTCACGCTTATTGGCGGCGTTGCCCGTTTTCCCTATTGAACAGCCGGAGATGCCAGAGGCGGTAGCGGTGCCTATTGCGGCGAAAAAAACCTCGGTTAAAGCAGCGACTACGCGAAAAAAAGCCCCTAAACGTCGCCGCACGGACGTTACGTTGGGCAGCTAA
- the aqpZ gene encoding aquaporin Z, producing MKQVMAEFIGTFWLVLGGCGSAVLAAMFPVAGIGFLGVALAFGLTVVTMAYALGHVSGGHFNPAVSLGLWVGGRFSGAQLIPYIIAQVLGGLAGATVLYLIASGKAGFDVTAGFASNGYGVRSPGGYSLQSVLIAEVILTMGFVMVIMGATDSRSPAAAAPLAIGLCLTLIHLISIPVDNTSVNPARSTGVAIFAGGIALQQLWVFWLAPLIGGALGGGLYRALFSPTASKT from the coding sequence ATGAAACAGGTTATGGCAGAGTTTATCGGTACTTTCTGGTTAGTTTTGGGGGGCTGCGGTAGTGCGGTGTTGGCGGCTATGTTTCCAGTGGCGGGAATCGGTTTTCTGGGCGTCGCATTGGCGTTTGGTTTAACCGTCGTCACTATGGCTTATGCTTTGGGCCACGTCTCCGGCGGGCATTTTAATCCAGCGGTGTCGCTGGGGCTCTGGGTGGGTGGGCGATTTTCCGGCGCGCAGTTGATTCCCTATATTATTGCGCAGGTTCTGGGGGGATTAGCCGGTGCCACGGTATTGTATCTTATCGCCAGTGGTAAGGCCGGATTCGACGTCACCGCAGGCTTTGCCAGCAATGGTTACGGCGTGCGTTCTCCGGGGGGCTACAGTTTGCAATCGGTGTTGATTGCCGAAGTGATTCTGACAATGGGGTTTGTGATGGTGATTATGGGCGCGACGGATTCCCGTTCACCCGCCGCGGCAGCGCCGTTAGCCATAGGTTTATGTTTAACCTTAATCCATTTGATCTCTATTCCGGTGGATAATACCTCGGTTAATCCAGCGCGAAGTACTGGAGTGGCCATTTTTGCCGGTGGAATTGCCTTACAGCAGCTTTGGGTATTCTGGTTAGCGCCGCTGATAGGCGGTGCTTTGGGCGGTGGCCTTTACCGTGCGTTGTTTAGCCCTACGGCGTCGAAGACCTGA
- a CDS encoding LysR family transcriptional regulator, with protein MISGDRLHGIRAFVQAAQAGSFSRAAEQLGLSRSAVGKAVARLESRLSVRLFQRTTRSLSLTDEGQIFYEDCVKALDALDAAEIQLAARAVAPSGRLRVSLPILFGQQWVMSPLLELADSFPALQLEILFSNRTVDFAEEGVDLAVRIGHIGDVAGLAARKLGEQQWVLCASADYLATYGHPTSISDLAHHRTISLLRNGRSQTWRLVNDAGKTESITPASRLRLDNMAAVATAAEAGHGIALLPRWLVNPALQSGRLMETLPGNTGAGSPINIVWLKGQVMPARIRAAIDRLVEAFTPQAPWE; from the coding sequence ATGATTTCCGGCGATCGTTTGCACGGCATACGAGCTTTTGTCCAGGCGGCGCAGGCTGGCAGTTTTAGCCGTGCTGCAGAACAGCTTGGTTTATCCCGCTCAGCGGTGGGTAAAGCAGTGGCGCGGCTAGAATCCCGCCTGTCGGTGCGTTTGTTTCAGCGCACCACTCGTAGCCTCTCTCTCACCGACGAAGGGCAGATTTTCTATGAGGATTGCGTAAAAGCGCTGGATGCGCTGGACGCCGCAGAGATTCAGTTGGCGGCGCGAGCCGTGGCTCCCAGCGGGCGCTTGCGCGTGTCATTGCCGATATTGTTCGGCCAGCAGTGGGTGATGTCGCCGTTGCTCGAATTAGCCGACAGTTTTCCCGCGCTACAGCTGGAAATTTTGTTTTCCAATCGCACAGTGGATTTTGCGGAGGAAGGCGTCGATCTGGCTGTGCGTATTGGGCATATTGGTGATGTTGCCGGGTTGGCGGCGCGAAAACTGGGAGAACAACAGTGGGTGTTGTGCGCCAGTGCTGATTACTTAGCTACCTATGGTCATCCCACTTCCATTTCGGATTTAGCGCATCATCGCACGATTAGTTTGTTACGAAATGGTCGCAGCCAAACGTGGCGTTTAGTGAATGACGCAGGCAAAACCGAATCTATAACGCCAGCCAGTCGTTTACGATTGGATAATATGGCGGCGGTAGCCACGGCTGCGGAAGCGGGGCACGGTATCGCACTACTGCCGCGCTGGCTCGTCAACCCTGCGCTGCAAAGCGGTCGATTGATGGAAACCTTGCCAGGCAACACTGGCGCCGGTTCACCGATTAATATTGTCTGGCTAAAAGGGCAGGTGATGCCCGCGCGGATTCGGGCGGCGATTGATAGGCTGGTGGAGGCATTTACACCGCAGGCTCCCTGGGAGTAA
- the ybiB gene encoding DNA-binding protein YbiB — MDYRKIIKEVGRGKNHARDLDQQTACELYQRMLAGQVPELELGGILIAFRIKGESEEEILGFYQAMQQQVMALQAPEGRPMPVVIPSYNGARKQANLTPLLALLLSRLGLPVVVHGVTEDSTRVTSAEIFQALGMPWSETKEDAQTRLDNGQPVFIPVSAFSPELDCQLQMRWRMGVRNSSHTLAKLATPFLHQRALRLASVSHPEYMQKVGRFFQAIGAPALLLQGTEGEVYANPLRCPPLHAIVGGEQRVLLERAEESGVPDLPVSKDAAETARWIERCLAGEVLVPLSILKQLACCQVIAGQAISVEQALRQFAAK, encoded by the coding sequence ATGGATTACCGCAAAATTATCAAAGAAGTAGGACGTGGCAAAAATCACGCCCGCGATTTGGATCAGCAGACAGCCTGTGAGCTTTATCAACGAATGCTGGCGGGGCAGGTGCCTGAACTGGAGCTGGGGGGCATTCTGATTGCTTTTCGTATCAAAGGGGAATCGGAGGAGGAAATCCTCGGTTTTTATCAGGCTATGCAACAGCAAGTGATGGCGCTACAGGCTCCTGAAGGTCGGCCAATGCCGGTGGTGATCCCCAGCTATAACGGTGCGCGTAAACAGGCTAATTTGACACCGCTTCTGGCGTTACTGTTGTCGCGTTTAGGGCTGCCGGTGGTCGTACACGGCGTGACCGAAGATAGCACTCGCGTGACCAGCGCTGAGATTTTTCAGGCGCTAGGCATGCCTTGGTCTGAGACAAAAGAAGATGCTCAAACTCGGTTGGATAACGGCCAGCCGGTATTTATTCCGGTATCTGCATTTTCCCCAGAGTTAGATTGTCAGCTACAAATGCGCTGGCGTATGGGGGTGCGTAATAGCAGCCATACCTTGGCAAAACTGGCGACGCCATTTCTGCATCAGCGAGCGCTGCGTTTGGCCAGCGTTTCGCATCCAGAATATATGCAAAAGGTCGGTCGATTCTTTCAGGCTATTGGCGCGCCGGCGTTGCTGCTACAGGGAACTGAAGGGGAAGTTTACGCTAATCCGCTGCGCTGCCCACCGCTCCACGCGATCGTTGGCGGTGAGCAAAGAGTCTTGCTGGAGCGTGCAGAAGAAAGCGGCGTGCCTGATCTACCTGTATCCAAAGATGCAGCAGAAACTGCCCGCTGGATTGAACGCTGTCTGGCTGGCGAGGTGCTGGTTCCGTTGTCGATCCTCAAGCAGTTAGCCTGCTGTCAGGTTATTGCCGGGCAGGCAATATCGGTAGAGCAGGCATTGCGGCAATTTGCTGCTAAATAA
- a CDS encoding M3 family metallopeptidase — protein MQQALSYFNALNQDYLAVHQAKEDLFWQNYMGLGDADVGKQFSAAETAYKRFIAESRRLKELRELITALEAQPKTPENQDLLHGLRGWYRFFDCNAIEDPQAQALLDEIIAFESDLYQRRKTHQPMHFNAKGEKVAASLGELLTNQATNENETYRQSSQQALREVEQWLLHNGLPELIILRNRFARQMGYRNYFDYKVNKTEQMMPEQLFAILDTFEQQTREANRRSLQQLAEKQGESALEAWNIRFASAGDVTRQLDPYFPFAESLDRWINSFKRLHIGFRGAEMNLDLLVRAGKYENGFMHGPVPPFVQQGKWIPARINFTSLAKPDQVGSGASGLNTLFHEGGHAAHFANIVQNAPCFSQEFPPTSMAYAETQSMFCDSLLDDADWLKRYAKNAAGEPLPDELIRDNIESKQPMRAFNERHILLVPYFEWALYQWDDVQLTPQAITQLARDIEQKILGINASPRPTLAIPHLLSMESACSYQGYLLALMAVEQTRAFFLQRDGYLTDNPAIGSDLAEHYWRPGNSVSHDETLRSLTGEGFNPAYLAAACNQTVEQAWAAAQDAIASAAQRPQPAADFDLNVSIRVVDGERVLADNQHGDEAMCRAFANAINAL, from the coding sequence ATGCAACAGGCTTTGAGTTATTTCAACGCGTTGAATCAAGATTATCTGGCAGTGCATCAGGCCAAAGAAGACCTGTTTTGGCAGAATTACATGGGTTTGGGGGATGCCGACGTTGGGAAGCAATTCTCGGCGGCGGAGACGGCATACAAAAGGTTTATTGCGGAAAGTCGCCGTTTAAAAGAGCTGCGTGAGCTGATTACGGCATTAGAAGCCCAGCCAAAAACGCCGGAAAATCAGGATTTGCTTCACGGGCTGCGGGGCTGGTATCGCTTTTTTGACTGTAATGCCATTGAAGATCCTCAGGCGCAGGCTTTGCTAGATGAAATTATTGCCTTCGAGTCCGATCTTTATCAGCGGCGCAAAACTCACCAGCCAATGCATTTTAATGCTAAAGGTGAAAAAGTCGCGGCTTCCCTGGGCGAGTTGCTGACCAATCAGGCTACTAATGAAAATGAAACTTACCGACAAAGTTCTCAGCAGGCGCTGCGCGAAGTAGAGCAATGGCTGTTGCACAACGGCTTGCCTGAGTTGATTATCTTGCGTAACCGATTTGCTCGCCAGATGGGGTATCGTAACTATTTTGACTATAAAGTTAATAAAACCGAACAGATGATGCCGGAACAACTGTTTGCCATTCTGGATACTTTTGAACAGCAAACTCGTGAAGCGAACCGCCGTAGCCTGCAACAACTGGCGGAAAAACAAGGGGAGTCTGCATTAGAAGCTTGGAATATCCGTTTTGCCAGCGCTGGAGACGTCACTCGTCAGCTCGATCCTTATTTTCCTTTTGCCGAATCATTAGATCGCTGGATCAACAGTTTTAAGCGCCTGCACATTGGTTTTCGCGGCGCGGAGATGAATTTGGATTTACTGGTTCGCGCTGGAAAATATGAAAATGGTTTTATGCATGGCCCGGTGCCGCCATTTGTTCAGCAGGGTAAATGGATACCGGCGCGGATCAATTTTACCAGTTTGGCGAAACCCGATCAGGTGGGAAGTGGAGCTTCAGGTTTGAATACGCTGTTCCATGAAGGCGGCCACGCGGCGCATTTTGCTAATATTGTGCAAAATGCGCCTTGTTTCTCGCAGGAATTTCCACCGACCTCAATGGCTTATGCAGAAACTCAGTCGATGTTCTGCGATAGCCTGCTGGACGATGCGGATTGGTTAAAACGTTACGCTAAAAATGCTGCCGGTGAACCGCTGCCAGATGAATTGATTCGCGACAATATTGAATCCAAGCAACCGATGCGCGCATTCAATGAGCGTCATATTTTACTGGTGCCTTACTTTGAGTGGGCTTTGTATCAATGGGATGACGTGCAGCTAACGCCGCAGGCAATTACCCAGCTGGCGCGAGATATTGAGCAAAAGATTCTGGGTATTAACGCCAGCCCAAGGCCAACGCTGGCGATTCCTCATTTATTATCAATGGAATCGGCCTGCTCCTATCAGGGTTATCTATTGGCGTTGATGGCGGTAGAGCAAACGCGTGCCTTCTTCCTGCAACGTGACGGCTATTTAACCGATAACCCGGCAATTGGCTCGGATCTGGCGGAACATTACTGGCGTCCCGGTAATAGCGTTAGCCATGATGAAACCTTACGGAGTTTGACTGGCGAAGGATTTAATCCTGCTTATCTGGCGGCGGCCTGCAATCAAACGGTTGAGCAAGCGTGGGCAGCCGCGCAGGACGCTATTGCCAGCGCGGCGCAGCGGCCACAGCCAGCGGCTGATTTTGATCTGAATGTCAGTATTCGAGTGGTCGATGGTGAACGTGTGCTGGCTGATAATCAGCATGGGGACGAAGCGATGTGTCGCGCTTTCGCCAATGCTATTAATGCCTTGTAA
- the bhsA gene encoding multiple stress resistance protein BhsA produces MKNIKNFVAVLALTTLSFASVAAEHVNRQDAAQYQKAGVISVSGATDLSSLKAQLAEKADAAGAKAFTITSATGNNLMHGTAVIYH; encoded by the coding sequence ATGAAAAACATCAAAAACTTTGTTGCAGTTCTCGCTCTAACTACCCTTTCATTTGCCAGCGTTGCCGCTGAACACGTTAATAGACAGGACGCGGCTCAGTACCAGAAAGCAGGCGTCATTTCCGTTAGCGGCGCAACTGACCTGAGCAGCCTGAAAGCACAGTTAGCTGAAAAAGCTGATGCTGCTGGCGCTAAAGCCTTCACCATTACTTCTGCAACCGGTAACAACCTGATGCACGGCACCGCAGTGATTTATCACTAA
- a CDS encoding flavin reductase family protein, whose amino-acid sequence MSTEDDYYYEPASGHGLPHDPLNAIIGPRPIGWISSVSAKGQRNLAPYSFFNCFSYTPPIIGFSSNGWKDSVANIVETGEFVWNLATRQLAEAMNNSSAPLSREQDEFQFAGLTPQPSRLIAVDRVAESPVNFECKLTQCIQLKAADGSNTNSWLVLGEVIAVHINRQLLDSNGTYLTTAAQPILRGGGPSAYYGVTEEQRFDMLRPQGVAAR is encoded by the coding sequence ATGAGTACCGAAGACGATTACTATTATGAGCCCGCCAGCGGCCACGGCCTGCCCCACGACCCATTAAACGCCATTATCGGCCCACGACCTATCGGCTGGATTTCCTCTGTTAGCGCCAAAGGCCAGCGTAATCTGGCTCCTTACAGCTTTTTTAACTGCTTTAGCTATACGCCACCTATCATCGGTTTTTCCAGCAACGGTTGGAAAGACAGCGTGGCTAATATTGTGGAAACCGGCGAGTTCGTCTGGAATCTGGCCACCCGCCAGTTAGCAGAGGCGATGAATAACAGCTCCGCCCCGCTCTCGCGGGAGCAGGATGAATTCCAGTTTGCCGGTTTAACGCCGCAACCCAGCCGGTTAATCGCCGTAGATCGCGTCGCGGAAAGTCCGGTGAACTTTGAATGTAAACTCACGCAATGCATTCAGTTAAAGGCCGCCGACGGCAGCAATACCAATAGCTGGCTGGTGCTAGGAGAAGTGATTGCGGTGCATATTAATCGTCAATTGCTAGACAGTAACGGCACCTATCTGACCACGGCGGCGCAGCCTATTCTGCGAGGAGGCGGGCCGAGTGCTTATTATGGCGTCACCGAAGAGCAGCGCTTTGATATGCTGCGTCCGCAGGGGGTCGCCGCACGTTAG
- the rlmF gene encoding 23S rRNA (adenine(1618)-N(6))-methyltransferase RlmF, producing the protein MFPKEKSGLHPRNRHRSRYDFDALSASCPELSAFLAPNAYGDISVDFADPAAVKMLNRALLKHFYGIEFWDIPADYLCPPIPGRADYLHHLADLLASCNGGVIPQGKSVAVLDVGVGANCIYPIIGQREYGWRFTGTEIDPHALNAAKMVVSMNPTLRNTLRLKLQKQPQAIFEGVWAVNERYDVTLCNPPFHGSAEEAAATTRRKLHKLGKGEVAAKPVQNFGGKNSELWCEGGEEGFVTRMVQESVARGNNCLWFTSLVSKKTSLPAIYHALRYAKAVEVRTIDMAQGQKVSRFVAWTFQTEEQQAAWVAERW; encoded by the coding sequence ATCTTTCCCAAAGAAAAAAGCGGATTACATCCCCGAAATCGCCATCGTTCCCGCTACGATTTTGATGCGCTTTCAGCCAGTTGCCCTGAATTAAGCGCATTTTTGGCTCCGAACGCTTACGGTGATATTTCCGTGGATTTTGCCGATCCCGCGGCGGTAAAAATGTTAAACCGGGCGCTGTTAAAACATTTCTACGGCATTGAATTCTGGGATATTCCTGCAGATTATCTTTGCCCACCGATTCCAGGGCGTGCAGATTATCTGCATCATTTGGCCGATTTGTTGGCTAGCTGCAATGGCGGCGTGATTCCTCAGGGGAAAAGCGTGGCGGTATTAGATGTCGGCGTGGGGGCCAACTGTATTTATCCAATTATCGGTCAGCGTGAGTACGGCTGGCGCTTTACCGGTACGGAAATCGATCCGCATGCGCTGAACGCGGCGAAAATGGTGGTATCGATGAACCCGACCCTGAGAAATACGCTACGTCTGAAATTGCAAAAGCAGCCTCAAGCTATCTTCGAAGGCGTTTGGGCAGTTAACGAACGTTATGACGTCACCCTGTGTAACCCTCCGTTCCACGGTTCTGCGGAAGAAGCTGCGGCGACAACTCGCCGTAAATTGCACAAATTGGGCAAAGGTGAAGTGGCGGCTAAGCCGGTGCAGAACTTTGGCGGCAAGAATAGCGAACTGTGGTGCGAGGGCGGCGAAGAGGGTTTTGTCACTCGCATGGTGCAAGAAAGCGTCGCGAGGGGCAATAATTGCCTGTGGTTCACTTCATTGGTATCGAAAAAAACCAGCCTACCAGCGATTTATCACGCTTTACGCTACGCTAAGGCGGTAGAGGTTCGCACTATTGATATGGCGCAAGGGCAAAAAGTCAGCCGTTTTGTGGCCTGGACATTTCAGACTGAAGAGCAACAGGCGGCCTGGGTGGCTGAACGCTGGTAA